From one Trifolium pratense cultivar HEN17-A07 linkage group LG1, ARS_RC_1.1, whole genome shotgun sequence genomic stretch:
- the LOC123883857 gene encoding flowering locus K homology domain-like yields the protein MSGEHFGVEDVGYVPENLEFPQNHSDEHDQGNVIDDSGFPQLQHDDVEGEDDEHVGSLGEDVNLLENQFDGHDVENFPENQFDGHEVGNFSENQFDGHDVDNFPEIDDALADAIADVLPQEDITEEQNDGGDHVTENFGSPEKQVPGGEDSKGVQIKKWPGWPGENVFRMLVPAQKVGSIIGRKGEFIKKITEETRARVKILDGPQGTAERAVMVSAKEEPDRPIPPAVEGLLRVHKQVVNVDRDPADSASGAGRPGVTRLLVADTQAGSLIGKQGSTIKIFQDSTGCNIRILGSEHLPIFALRDDSIVEIQGETAGVHKAVELIALHLRKFLVDRSIVGVFETQMQRPDVRVNQNVPPHQPWGPPPQGFHAPGGGHSFPPNPQYMPPPHNYDNYYPPADLPPMDKLMHQGPPPAYARDAGIHSSSGQTQQSGGTKVTQHMQIPLSFADAVIGASGANISYIRRASGASITIQETRGVPGEMTVEISGTASQIQAAQQLVQNFMAEAANAAAAAAQDHMGGSVNQGYNSYPTNAPVYASPPSSAAGHAPSADYGSVYGTNYGY from the exons ATGTCTGGGGAACATTTTGGAGTAGAAGATGTTGGTTATGTTCCTGAGAATTTGGAATTTCCGCAAAACCATTCCGATGAACACGATCAAGGGAATGTGATTGATGACTCTGGATTTCCTCAACTGCAGCATGATGATGTTGAGGGCGAGGATGATGAACATGTGGGTAGTTTGGGTGAGGATGTAAatcttcttgaaaatcaatttgATGGTCATGATGTGGAAAATTTTCCTGAAAATCAATTTGATGGTCATGAAGTGGGAAATTTTTCTGAAAATCAATTTGATGGTCATGATGTGGACAATTTTCCTGAAATTGACGATGCTCTTGCTGATGCTATTGCCGATGTTCTTCCACAAGAGGATATTACCGAGGAACAAAATGATGGAGGAGATCATGTGACTGAGAATTTTGGATCGCCGGAGAAGCAGGTACCTGGTGGGGAAGATTCAAAAGGAGTTCAAATAAAGAAGTGGCCTGGGTGGCCTGGAGAGAATGTTTTCAGGATGTTGGTTCCTGCACAAAAGGTTGGCAGTATTATTGGCCGCAAAGGGGagtttattaagaaaattacGGAAGAGACCAGAGCTCGAGTTAAAATTCTTGATGGTCCGCAAGGAACCGCAGAAAGAGCA GTAATGGTTTCTGCAAAAGAAGAGCCAGATCGCCCCATACCACCTGCTGTGGAGGGTTTGTTAAGGGTTCATAAACAAGTTGTCAATGTGGACCGTGATCCTGCAGATAGTGCATCAGGTGCAGGACGCCCAGGTGTTACTAGGCTTCTAGTGGCTGATACTCAAGCAGGAAGCTTGATTGGGAAGCAGGGGTCCACTATAAAAATCTTTCAAGATTCTACAGGTTGCAATATACGCATTCTTGGTTCAG AACACCTGCCAATTTTTGCCCTGCGGGATGATAGTATTGTTGAGATACAAGGGGAAACTGCTGGAGTTCACAAGGCAGTTGAACTTATTGCACTTCATCTACGCAAGTTCTTGGTTGACCGCAGCATAGTCGGAGTATTTGAAACACAG ATGCAACGGCCAGATGTTCGAGTTAACCAGAATGTGCCACCACACCAACCTTGGGGGCCTCCACCTCAAGGGTTTCATGCTCCTGGTGGTGGACATTCTTTTCCACCCAATCCTCAATATATGCCACCTCCACACAACTATGACAATTATTACCCACCTGCTGACCTGCCTCCCATGGACAAGCTCATGCATCAGGGTCCACCACCTGCCTATGCAAGGGATGCCGGAATACATTCGTCCAGTGGGCAGACACAACAATCTGGTGGAACTAAG GTCACACAGCACATGCAAATCCCCCTTTCCTTTGCGGATGCTGTTATTGGGGCATCAGGAGCAAATATTAGCTACATTCGTCGAGCTAGTGGAGCAAGTATTACAATTCAAGAGACAAGAGGTGTGCCAGGGGAGATGACTGTTGAGATAAGTGGTACTGCTTCACAAATACAGGCAGCCCAACAGCTAGTTCAG AATTTCATGGCTGAAGCTGCAAATGCTGCTGCGGCGGCGGCACAAGATCATATGGGAGGATCAGTTAACCAGGGCTATAATTCCTATCCTACTAATGCACCTGTTTATGCATCTCCGCCATCAAGTGCTGCAGGCCATGCGCCTTCTGCAGATTATGGTTCTGTATACGGCACCAACTATGGCTATTGA
- the LOC123894029 gene encoding uncharacterized protein LOC123894029, translated as MKPLQMQRIQLLLAGYDSQVGENTGSRGSAFKRAHESDASDPNSIGSSALPMGRDATKKKGKKKGNELERLDKIAMRQEDANQLLKQSIEAKKMMFMKLNSKEHLDDRSKELLEKLGRDLFGN; from the exons ATGAAGCCACTCCAAATGCAAAGGATTCAACTCCTGCTCGCCG GTTATGATAGTCAAGTAGGAGAAAATACTGGCTCTAGAGGTAGTGCATTTAAGAGAGCCCACGAGAGTGATGCAAGTGATCCCAACTCCATAGGATCTAGTGCTCTCCCAATGGGGAGGGATGCAActaaaaaaaagggtaaaaagaAAGGCAATG AGTTGGAACGATTGGACAAAATAGCCATGAGGCAAGAGGATGCTAACCAATTGTTGAAACAAAGTATTGAGGCTAAGAAGATGATGTTTATGAAGCTAAATTCAAAGGAGCATCTCGATGACCGGAGCAAAGAGCTGTTGGAAAAATTGGGTCGCGATCTGTTTGGAAATTAA
- the LOC123898262 gene encoding fructokinase-1, producing MPLLSVPSTKSLNSPSPFYLNHHHHHHVYSFQSKTKTKFQSQSYPILSLSLSCKGLGVAVSSSSPPDSKLRSVGSKHVDVATLGNLCVDIVLNVPQLPPPSLQQRKAFMERLASSPPSKKHWEAGGNCNMAIAASRLGLDCVSIGHVGSEIYGNFLLDVLRDEGIGMVEMSTNDDTVSRSSASYETLLCWVLVDPSQRHGFCSRADFSKDPAFNWLNKLSREAKLAIKNSKVLFCNGYGFDDFSPGLLLSVVDCAVEGGTSIFFDPGPRGKTLSTGTPEEQRALNQFLRMSDVLLLTSDEAESLTGIGDPILAGQELLKRGIRTKWVIVKMGLKGSILITASSIVCAPAFKVNIVDSVGCGDSFVAAIAYGFIHNLPMVNTLAIANAVGAATAMGCGAGRNVASLEKVLHILKSPNLNEDDEFWTEILEKKVVDQEVTRLSNIVLNGNRNHLNFVPFDKVASELLTKFEFPRTVENVPT from the exons ATGCCTCTCCTCTCAGTTCCATCCACCAAATCCCTAAATTCTCCATCCCCTTTCTACCTCAATCATCACCACCATCATCATGTCTATTCCTTCCaatccaaaaccaaaaccaaattcCAATCCCAATCCTATCCAATTCTCTCTCTCAGTCTCTCCTGTAAAGGTCTTGGTGTCGCTGTTTCATCTTCATCACCGCCCGATTCTAAGCTGAGGAGCGTTGGATCCAAACACGTTGATGTTGCCACTTTGGGTAATCTCTGTGTTGATATTGTTCTCAATGTCCCGCAATTGCCACCTCCTTCCCTCCAACAACGTAAAGCTTTCATGGAACGTTTGGCTTCTTCTCCGCCTTCCAAG AAACACTGGGAAGCTGGTGGGAACTGCAATATGGCTATAGCAGCTTCTAGGCTAGGGCTTGACTGTGTATCAATTGGTCATGTGGGTAGTGAAATCTATGGGAACTTTCTGTTAGATGTGCTTCGTGATGAGGGCATTGGTATGGTTGAGATGTCTACTAATGATGATACTGTCAGCAGATCCAGTGCCTCTTATGAAACACTTCTATGCTGGGTTCTCGTTGATCCTTCACAAAGACATGGTTTTTGTAG TCGAGCTGATTTTAGCAAGGACCCTGCATTTAATTGGCTGAACAAATTGTCCAGAGAAGCAAAATTAGCTATTAAAAATTCAAAGGTTTTGTTTTGTAATGGATATGGATTTGATGATTTCTCTCCTGGTTTACTACTCTCAGTAGTGGACTGTGCTGTTGAAGGTGGCACATCAATCTTCTTTGATCCGGGACCACGTGGAAAGACTCTCTCAACTGGGACCCCGGAAGAACAGAGAGCTCTTAACCAGTTTCTGAGGATGAGTGATGTTCTTCTTCTAACATCTGACGAG GCTGAATCGTTAACTGGCATAGGAGATCCCATACTAGCTGGGCAAGAGTTGCTTAAAAGAGGGATCCGCACAAAGTGGGTGATTGTAAAAATGGGTCTTAAAGGTTCAATTCTAATAACTGCATCAAGTATAGTGTGTGCACCTGCGTTCAAG GTGAACATTGTTGACTCTGTTGGGTGTGGAGACAGTTTCGTTGCTGCTATTGCATATGGTTTTATACATAATTTGCCAATGGTTAATACATTAGCAATTGCAAATGCAGTAGGTGCTGCAACAGCTATGGGCTGTGGTGCTGGTAGGAATGTTGCATCACTGGAAAAAGTATTGCATATATTAAAATCACCTAACCTCAATGAGGATGATGAGTTTTGGACTGAAATTCTCGAAAAAAAAGTGGTAGATCAGGAAGTAACACGTCTGTCAAATATTGTGTTGAATGGAAACAGAAATCATCTCAACTTTGTCCCATTTGACAAGGTTGCCTCTGAGCTCTTGACCAAGTTTGAGTTTCCACGGACAGTGGAGAATGTGCCAACTTGA